A window of Oncorhynchus kisutch isolate 150728-3 linkage group LG23, Okis_V2, whole genome shotgun sequence genomic DNA:
CCACTGCTTTGCTTTCCCCCGCGCCCACTGCTTTGCTTTCCACTCGCCCACTGCTTTGCTTTCCACTCGCCCACTGCTTTGCTTTCCCCTCGCCCACTGCTTTGCTTTCCCCCGCGCCCACTGCTTTGCTTTCCACTCGCCCACTGCTTTGCTTTCCACTCGCCCACTGCTTTGCTTTCCACTCGCCCACTGCTTTGCTTTCCACTCGCCCACTGCTTTGCTTTCCACTCGCCCACTGATTTGCTTTCCACTCGCCCACTGATTTGCTTTCCACTCGCCCACTGATTTGCTTTCCACACGCCCAATCGCCTATTCTCCGGTCGCCATATTGAGATTCAACTTCCCCCttctcctacacacacaaacaccaatgtctgaatgtgtgtctACTCCTGTGAAGGAcctggagaaggagagtgacaccAGTCTGCAGCAGGTGTGTATTGAGGACATCCTGGAGGAACAGCGACTGCAGCAGCAGAGCAGGCAGGAGGCAGAGAAGACCAAACACCTGGCCCTGAAGGAGAGAGGCCTGGTCATGCCCAGATCAGACATCATGGACGAATATGGAGTACAGCATCAATACTGACCGGTACATACAAACACGGTCAATAGGTAATGATCCAAGTTCACTGTCTTTACTTTACCTTTGAGAGTGAATCCCCAATGTACTGGGCACCTTATGACGAAGCACCTTATTTCACATTCAGAGTTTTATATTATGTTTCCCTAAGAGTATCATGGCACTGACATAAATGTACAGGGTTTTTGTTTGAACCATTCTTTTAAACTATTTTGTGAGGTGTAATGAAAACTACATTTTGATTTGTACAGAAGTGAAAAGAGGATTTATCAAAGTTGTACATCACTGGAAAGGCCTTTGTTTGTATTAAACACTTTTATTTTTTAGAACATGGTGTGTCGTGTGTTATAGCTGGTTGTGTTTTAGTTTAGCTGTAGTTTTATGTTTGAGTAGCTAGGTCTATCGGAGTTACCAGTCCAAGATGTGCCGAAACCTCACTGGTGTACCTGCTGCTGAGCCTCCTTTTGGAGCAGATCTATATCTGACCAGTAGAGGGCGTGCCTGCACTACTTTAGCCATGCGTCTGTACTCGCCTCTTTCTGCATATGTCTgtgtttaaatttttttaaatttaaattgaacctttatttaactaggcaagtcagttaagaacaaattcttatttacaatgacggccaaaccctaacccggatgacgctgggccaattgtccaccgccctatgggattcccaatcacagccggttgtgatacagcctggaatcgaaccaggtttTGTAGTGACGCCTTCGaccactgcgtcactcgggagcccctgGTGCTCGTGTCACTAAAGAAATTTGCAGCTAAAATGCCAGATATCAATTGATTAGGCTCTTTACACATGTATATGACACCTGAGTAAACTTGTGATTGATTACGATTAAATTCGAGCCTGATCTGATAAAAAGCTTAAGACTTGATTCTAAATGCTATCCAATGAATTATTGGTAGCTTATAATAAATGTAACACATATTACATTTATATTTgctgtgtgtgtaaaaaaaaaaggtttttcttCAGTGAACCAAAATGGTTCCATATAGAAGCCTGTGTAATTTATGAATTGTCTACTGCTATTAAATAGTTATTTGAGTGAAGAATATCATTTAATAAACAAGAATATCAGCAATGTTTTTTAGAATTGATTGTCATTATATGCAAAGATagtttgtcagctcggggaatcgatcttgcaacctttcagttacttgtccagcgctctaaccactaggctacctgccgcccaatgaTAGTCCATGTCAACTTTACCAATTCAATATGATATACCTTGTTCATTAGTGTATTTTGCTCTGTTCTTACCAATAAGCAAGTTATTTTTCAATGTGTTAAGGTAAGCAAAGTTGATTTATTTAATTCAAATATATTAATCCAAAGTCATATGATAAACTATAGGCTAGATAAAGTGTTTTGAGCACGTTTGTAAGCAGCTAGCTAGACTTTTATTCGCCACTTTacaagttagccagctaactctCAAATAAACTTCATTTTTTTATTGTGGGATATGTCAAAAAGAGCTACATACCCAGCCTGACATTGGAAAATAgttaattgtttattttatttccgTATTTCAGTGTGGAGTCGATTGAGGGACTAGCCTGTTTCATGAAGCCAATAGAAGACTGTTGCTGACTGAGAGGAGGTAGATTATGTATCAATTATTTATAATAAATGATGTAAAATAAGAACTCGATTTGGCTTCAGCAAGCCTCCAGAGGCTCTGCAATTGCATCAGACCTCCGTATGATTCCTACGGATCGCATCTTCAGAGCGAGCATAAATGGTCTATAATCCGCAAATATAAAAAATGGCTGTAGGCCATTGAGAAACAGCTGAACAATTTTTTTTAACAGGGGGTGAAGGATTTTTTTCAGcagatatgtttctgcttataattttaGACATTTTGGTAGGCAggttgttagtcaacttgtctataattacagttgaagtcggatgtttatatacacttcggttggagtcgtcaaaacacatttttcaaccactccacaaatgtattgttaacaaactatagttttggcaagtcggttaggacatctacattctgcatgacacaagtaattttcccacaattgtttacagacggattatttcacttataattcactgtatcacaattccaatgggtcagaagtgtacatacactaagttgattgtgactttaaatagcttggaaaattccagaaaatgatgtcatagatttagaagcttctgacatcatttgagtcaattggaggtgtacctgtggatgtatttcaaggcctatcttcaaactcagtgcctctttgcttgacatcatgggaaatttaaaaggaatcagccaagacctcagaaaaaaattgtagacctccacaagtctggttcatccttgggagcaatttccaaatgccgaaaggtaccacgttcatctgtacaaacaatagtacgcaagtataaacgccatgggaccaagcagccatcatactgctcaggaaggagatgcgttctgtctcctagagatactttggtgtgaaaagtgcaaatcaatcccagaacaacagcaaaggacattgtgtgaagatgctggaggaaatgggtacaaaagtaactatatccacagtgaaacgagtcctatatcgacataacctgaaaggccgttcagcagtCGGAAGAACCCACTgcaccaaaaccgccataaagccagactcgtactttttggagaaatatcctctggtctga
This region includes:
- the LOC109868827 gene encoding U6 snRNA-associated Sm-like protein LSm1 isoform X2 yields the protein MRFTSRPKMNYMPGTASLIEDIDKKHLVLLRDGRTLIGFLRSIDQFGIQPGAAADGGEDPRGQEDLEKESDTSLQQVCIEDILEEQRLQQQSRQEAEKTKHLALKERGLVMPRSDIMDEYGVQHQY